The genomic stretch aaaagaaaccaTGAAGATGAAACATGAATGCTCGCAATTTCAAGATTACAGAAAAAAAGCAAGATAACAgtagcaacaacaaaaacgaaTACTTACTTTAAATCGAAACGGTTTCTTCGTTTCCTGCACAGCAGAATGACACCTATTACTACAGCAATGAGAATAATAACAACAAGTGTTCCAACTGTATAAGTTACGGCggaacttttgcgattttgttcGGGGGGATTAATTACAGTTGGATTAATTCCTTTCCCACAAAATTTTTCGTCTTCGTGCTCGGGACAGTCCGGTTTCCCATCACAAAGGGATGATCTGGAAATACACATTTGTGTCGACTTGCACGTGTATTGCTCCGTGGTGCATTTAACTGGTTTTTTGGATGGCGAAATCGTCGGAACAGTACCAGTTTTTACGCATGTTTTACCGTCTTTATCAAGCGTCAAGAGATCTGGACAATCACAGGAGTATTTCGATGATGCACTGATAAAGCAAAGATGAGTGCATCCGCCGTTGTTTACTTGACACGGATGAGAAACTAAAAAGAACAGGATTGGGTTAATAAACCAAATTTTTTCTAGTAAGATTCTTACAAAATGCAttcgataaaaaaaaagattatatattttatttttttgccgatGATTTTATAATGCAGTAAGAGCCAAGATGCCTCAAAAATAAGAGGATACAaagcaaaaagaaaaacttcttcGCATGTATTGCACATTTATTTTATCGATATATTTTGCGATAGGTAATAACAAAAGCCATCACCAAAATGACAAGCTatagtataaaataaaaaacttacctTGTTTTTGGACGAGTGGATGATACACATTGATATCCATCGGTGCAAAAAAGCTTTCTTTAAATTGCGTCAATTGTCTTCCAGTGAATTTGTTAGCTTTGAACAATTTTTGTTCACTATAATCCGTCCAGTACACATGATCTTCAAATACGGTTAATCCAAAAGGGCTGCTCAAATGTTTCACGATGACTTTTATATCACTCCCATCAATAGCACTCGAACAGATGTGTCTTCTCTTCAAATCTGTCCAATATAACCGGTTCAGGGTGTGGTCAATGGTAATTCCAGACGGCCAGGTGACATGTGACAACGTAACTATAGTCTTGCGATCAGTTCCATCTAAGTTAGCTCTTTCGATTTTAGGTGATTTTCCCCAGTCAGTCCAGTAAATAAGTCCTTTCTCAGGATATACTGCCAGTGCGCGCAGTTGCTGATCACTTGTAGAGTTTATCAGCACCTTCACGTGTGAACCATCGAGGTTTGAGACACTGATACGGTTATATACTgcgaataaaaaaagtattggaAACGGTATAAAAAAAGGGACGAAAACACGTACGGAAGTCAGATGCTTCTTGTCAATATACACTTACGAGAATCGCTCCAATATAACTTCTTAGCAATCCAATCAATGGCCAAACCTTCTGGCTTATCAATTCCAGTATCAACTAAAACTTCAACTTTTCCATCGCCATTTTTGGCCGTACGACAAATTGTCTTGTTTACATTATCTGCCCAATAAACCATCCCTTTGTCAACGTCCAATGCAACTGCAACAGCACTTCTAGCATCTGTTATGATAGCTTTGTAGTCATGGCCGTTGGTTGAGATTTGGCGAATATCAAACCGATTAGAAAAAACCAGATAGGGAATGGGTgctagtgaaaaaataatattttaagaatctaaattataattaaaaaacaaaatacaaaatagtAATAATTCTGCCTTACCTTTAGCTCTgcatgtttttttgtcaacagGATCCAAAACATAGCCTTTATCACACTCACACGCAAAGGAGCCTTTATAATTTACGCAAACTTGACTGCAGGTGCCAGGTATGAGACATTCATTCACATCGATGCAAGTTTTATTATCTCTTCCTAATGCATAACCCCGATTACATTTGCACTCGTGACCAATAGCTAAGTCTTTACATATATGGCTGCAACCACCTTTATTCTTCGCACATTCATTCACACCTAAATATGACAAATCAATTTTTTGATGAACTACTCAGCAACAGGAAGATACAAACTGTCTTGAAGTATAAAGGGCAAACAAACTAGTAGAAAATGCATATTGATCATACCACAAGCATCTGATTCATCATCTTTCATGGGACAATCTGCTTTTTTATTACACAATAAAGTACTGTCGATGCATTTCGAACTGTTCTTACAGTGGTATGTTTCTTTAGTACATGGTATAATAATATCAGCTGAAAAAGAACATCgagttttctaaatttttatgtagAAAAAAAGGGAGAAACAATGAGAGGGATAAAAGTTGATAACaaagtgtaaaaaatatatataatatatatatttatatatattttatatatatataaaaatttatatgatATCTTTTACTTACAGCAATTCTTCTCATCAGATCCATCATGGCAATCACTTTTTCCATCACAGTGAAAAACACTGTCGATACATTGTCCATTTGAACATctatattcatttttattgcaaGTGTTGACCTGGCAAACCTCTTTTAACTCATCTTCGCCATTGTCACAATCTAATTCTCCATCACAGAGCCATGTATTAtgtatgcatttttttgttgaGCTACAAGTGAACTCATAAATTTTGCATGGCGCTTTCGTAGTGGTAGTGGTTGTTTCgtactttgtatatatttttttagttgtttgttttttggaaCTTTTCAGAATTTTAGTCGTGGTGGTAGGTGCTGCTGTGGTAGCTAAAACATAATGTGTACAGTTATTTTAAAAGTCACGATGGAAATCATCTTTTTTAAGTGAAATTTT from Hydractinia symbiolongicarpus strain clone_291-10 chromosome 12, HSymV2.1, whole genome shotgun sequence encodes the following:
- the LOC130621909 gene encoding low-density lipoprotein receptor-like — translated: MKGTKTLLSYILFIIGLQWKSVYALPGTCDQGEFLCHNKNCIVSSWTCDGEDDCGDKSDELNCDGKKHRKCDQSTNFQCKNSKCVPLSWTCDYADDCGDGSDESSVDGPLCVKSNECARDDFKCKVTGRCILKTFVCDGDHNCGKNDTSDESDCKKRTCNADEMRCDNGRCISKDWVCDKNDDCLDASDEKNCSTASCPANKFKCIRSGHCIAAEYRCDGGTDCLDGSDEKDCVTTTTAAPTTTTKILKSSKKQTTKKIYTKYETTTTTTKAPCKIYEFTCSSTKKCIHNTWLCDGELDCDNGEDELKEVCQVNTCNKNEYRCSNGQCIDSVFHCDGKSDCHDGSDEKNCSDIIIPCTKETYHCKNSSKCIDSTLLCNKKADCPMKDDESDACGVNECAKNKGGCSHICKDLAIGHECKCNRGYALGRDNKTCIDVNECLIPGTCSQVCVNYKGSFACECDKGYVLDPVDKKTCRAKAPIPYLVFSNRFDIRQISTNGHDYKAIITDARSAVAVALDVDKGMVYWADNVNKTICRTAKNGDGKVEVLVDTGIDKPEGLAIDWIAKKLYWSDSLYNRISVSNLDGSHVKVLINSTSDQQLRALAVYPEKGLIYWTDWGKSPKIERANLDGTDRKTIVTLSHVTWPSGITIDHTLNRLYWTDLKRRHICSSAIDGSDIKVIVKHLSSPFGLTVFEDHVYWTDYSEQKLFKANKFTGRQLTQFKESFFAPMDINVYHPLVQKQVSHPCQVNNGGCTHLCFISASSKYSCDCPDLLTLDKDGKTCVKTGTVPTISPSKKPVKCTTEQYTCKSTQMCISRSSLCDGKPDCPEHEDEKFCGKGINPTVINPPEQNRKSSAVTYTVGTLVVIILIAVVIGVILLCRKRRNRFDLKMTYETKTEIISSKDGDDKANVEVKYVTNTPRNQTRKNSHKNFDNVNYKDESKMPLQMSEMDGDTIDDQCSDNSSADVCFDDTKPIIAHMV